In a genomic window of Styela clava chromosome 11, kaStyClav1.hap1.2, whole genome shotgun sequence:
- the LOC120347225 gene encoding methyltransferase-like protein 27: MTRSRTNSFRTGSVRSIMPVTTSSSIFGRSMFEKFVPKQPKKKIKTYYDSWAEHYDCDMLDMGYRLHEVATTILMENLENCTDDDCFVIDFGSGTGLIGNKLRKKDFNGILHGVDESRSMLEMANRKHVYDDLYQQHLAVNEKIDITENLLYDGLSCVASFGTEHIHPKMFPDFVNLVKGDGVLVFTAPNHPRDETDKVELESEIKKLVEKETIRKISETTECYFTQGRTSRESHMAATCQLYCYKKNPDNTQFTKF, from the exons ATGACCAGATCAAGAACAAACAGCTTTCGAACCGGTAGCGTGAGGTCCATCATGCCAGTCACCACAAGTTCCAGCATATTCGGACGGAGTATGTTCGAAAAATTTGTACCGAAGCaaccaaaaaagaaaattaaaacgTATTATGATAGCTGGGCGGAGCACTATGATTGTGACATGTTGGATATGGGATACAG GTTGCACGAGGTGGCAACCACAATACTGATGGAGAACCTGGAAAACTGCACAGATGATGATTGCTTCGTTATTGATTTCGGATCCGGTACTGGTCTCATTGGAAATAAATTGCGAAAAAAAGATTTCAATGGAATTCTACATGGTGTTGATGAAAGTCGCTCTATGCTTGAAATGGCGAATCGAAAGCACGTTTATGATGATTTATACCAGCAGCATTTGGCAGTCAACGAGAAAATTGACATCACAGAAAACCTATTGTACGATGGTTTATCATGTGTAGCGTCGTTTGGAACAGAACATATTCATCCAAAGATGTTTCCTGATTTTGTAAACCTTGTGAAAGGCGACGGTGTCTTGGTTTTCACGGCTCCGAATCATCCGCGAGACGAGACAGATAAAGTCGAATTAGAATCCGAAATTAAAAAACTCGTTGAAAAAGAAACGATTCGAAAAATAAGTGAAACGACAGAATGTTATTTCACTCAGGGTAGAACATCAAGAGAATCACATATGGCTGCTACATGTCAACTTTATTGTTACAAGAAAAATCCGGATAATACGCAGTTCACGAAATtttga
- the LOC120332291 gene encoding uncharacterized protein LOC120332291, with product MATGGRSDDQHQAMISNAPGSFNEFKTHLDVCRSSSDVRDVSSSASSTFSVRNARVKLELARLKARQEEELSALEYDLRKLQTRHALQAAEIESKVWEMSDDEFLRWVTVDRIRHDNSVKSRDFPPKSQLIDNGRENTPRRLPTLPTHTADSSSANPVPPRLNHALHRRTVDLPKPEIAKFSGDPMEYYSFIRNFKAHVTDLVDDDNVRLSYLLQLCQGEAKNAIDHCSMMEPSRGYREAMRELKNEYGKDHVISRTCLDRLKRGPKLNFDDAKGQSITHEKLETLVEVESILNSRPITPVIMDHSADEPLTPNHLLLVVSSPNVSPGVFTKRDCYVRQRWRQVQYLADEFWRRWIKEYLPTITQRSKWTKGRDNFKVDDMVLLVDESIPRGRWTVGRVINTFPDKHGLVRSVLVRTGTNVVRRPITKLCRFLEDQK from the exons ATGGCAACCGGTGGTAGGTCGGATGACCAACATCAGGCAATGATTAGCAATGCTCCTGGCAgttttaatgaatttaaaacTCATCTAGATGTTTGCAGGAGTTCCAGTGACGTTCGCGACGTGAGTTCTTCAGCGTCATCGACTTTCTCCGTCCGGAATGCAAGAGTGAAGTTGGAGCTGGCACGCCTAAAGGCCCGTCAAGAAGAAGAACTCTCAGCTTTAGAATACGACTTGCGTAAGCTTCAGACAAGACACGCTTTACAGGCTGCTGAAATAGAATCAAAGGTTTGGGAAATGAGCGATGACGAATTTTTGCGGTGGGTAACAGTAGATAGAATTAGGCACGACAATAGCGTGAAATCCCGTGATTTCCCACCTAAATCACAGCTCATTGATAACGGTCGTGAAAATACTCCACGGCGTTTGCCGACTTTGCCTACACACACAGCTGATAGTAGCTCAGCTAATCCTGTGCCTCCACGTTTGAACCATGCTTTACATCGCAGAACTGTCGATCTACCCAAACcggaaattgcaaaattttcaggtgATCCAATGGAATATTATTCCTTTATCCGCAACTTTAAGGCCCATGTTACAGATCTTGTAGATGATGATAACGTACGTCTCAGTTATTTGTTACAGCTGTGCCAGGGCGAAGCGAAAAATGCCATTGATCATTGCTCAATGATGGAACCGAGTCGCGGATATCGCGAAGCTATGAGAGAGCTGAAGAATGAATATGGTAAAGATCATGTCATTTCCCGCACCTGTTTGGACAGGTTGAAGCGTGGTCCGAAGTTGAACTTTGACGACGCGAAAG GTCAATCGATTACTCATGAGAAGTTGGAGACACTAGTTGAAGTGGAATCGATACTGAATTCCAGACCGATAACTCCAGTGATAATGGACCACTCAGCTGATGAACCGTTGACGCCCAACCATCTACTACTTGTTGTTTCGTCACCAAATGTATCACCAGGTGTATTCACGAAGCGTGATTGCTACGTTCGACAGCGATGGCGCCAGGTACAATATCTGGCAGATGAATTCTGGCGTCGATGGATAAAAGAGTACCTGCCAACAATAACACAAAGGTCGAAATGGACGAAAGGACGTGATAACTTCAAAGTCGACGATATGGTTCTGCTAGTTGATGAATCGATTCCTCGCGGTCGATGGACTGTTGGAAGGGTTATAAATACCTTCCCAGACAAACATGGACTCGTCCGCTCAGTGTTGGTGAGAACCGGCACAAATGTTGTCAGACGACCCATTACTAAACTATGTCGATTTCTAGAAGACCAAAAATAG